ACgattatgtattttctttctctctctctttttctctcatgGCATTTCTTATTTTAGCATAACGTTGGCATTTACTATGCGCGCGATATATTCAAGAAATACTGTACTGGAGACGAGGTAAAGCTGAAACAAGATTTTCCACTGGCAGATTTGCATAAGAAATAGATCATGACAAAGCTTGAAAGAAGCTTTACTTCTGTTTTGTTTAcagatttacattttcttccgATATAACTGATTTCTTATGCGATCTAATAGCAAAATTTGGCTATCGCgaatttttcttacttttttttgtattcatagaatattttctctacattttaaaaactgtaatatttttactaattcttacgaacaaatatttttctgttttatccGACAAACGagatgaatattatttatcatcataatttttttacctgGACAGTCTATTATCTTGTCATGTAAACACTCTGCTAGATTTCCTTCGTTTCCCCGACACTGTATACCACTAATCGACATCAGTGTCGGTTCCCCGTTGTTGAAAAAGTTAGTTTGCACCGCATCTGAGGCATAGCCGAGGCCCAATTGACGGCAAACCACATTGGCCTCAAGAATAGACCAACTGTCGCCGCAAATGACACTCCAATCTGAAATCAAATAACCGTCGCGAACTTTATATGCTTGAGAGGTTCAGAGAGATATtacattcataatttttcttaaaaatctcaTTTAAGTAGAAAGAAGAATTTGTGTACAAAAGTGTTTAGAAGatttagaagaaatattaGTAGAAATTTAGAAGAGACTacaatttagattttatctttgatttttattcgattttagcaatttaataaaattcaataaagcTGTTAAAAAGCGTTGTAATTTGCGGAGAAAATATTTGAGGGTAAAGTAGCAGTGTTGTAATTTGCGGAGAAAACATTTGCatacataacattttataattgtacaaaCTTTCCTTAtctctttgaaaaatattttaagttttattattttaaagttttaaagattattggaaataattataatgaattcTCCATGTTATTATACTCAAAGACACATTTATTACCTGCATTGCCCAATTTAATTTCCACTCGGCCTTCGGAATGTACGCGTCCTCCGGATAATCGTAACGCCGTTCCTTGTTGATATGTGTCCTTTATTCTGGCTTTTGGTGGTGATCTCTCCGGTTGGACCGGTGACAGTGATGCTTTTGCTTTCTCATCGTGCGCGCAAATGACGCCGGCCGCTTCGTTGCTGCCACAGTCGGAGATGCCCCATCCGTCAAAACGGCATTTCGCGAGTTCGTTTTCAGTCCCGTCGCAGTAAACGTTGTCCATCCAGTATCTTCCTTCGagacatttttaatgtaaaaaattgcacgCTTGCATTCCGCAATCTAATCTAACTGTTGActgagaaaataatgaaatgctTGAATAagtagcaaaataaaatataatatagataatactattatattcgGAGTAGATAACATCATATAATACTTTGCCGatttcatgaaataaaaatcaacgcaatacattaaaaatacggCACATGTTTCGGCATGTTTTCGGCATGTTACGACACATAAATTGGAATAAATGAACAACTTGTTAAAACGAATGTGTCGCTTCTCTCGACAGTACATGGCGATTCTTGCACTCGATCGTGAAAGACGACAGATTAAgatgaaaaaacaataatatctCGTCTCACTTCTGGCCTGACCAAAGTGGCCGTACGTTGTCGCTTTAATTGCACCGTTGAAGCCTAATTGCCTGCAAACCACACTGGCCTCCAAGTCGTCCCATTCGTCGTCGCATATACTGCCCCACTTCCCGTCGTGAAGTATTTCCACGTTTCCTGCATATAGCAATAAAATCTTATGCTTACGCTTTTCCTGTTGCGGCGACTCGACGCgataaaaaggaagaaaaggaTTGATTTATAAGTTCCTGACTTATTAACGGAAACCGTTTATTATCAAGTCAGCGATAACGAAAACTATTAAATACAAGGTGAAGTTAAtcgaatatttaacatattattaaaatggatGCGAAAAATTTCCATTATTATATGCACATGAATGTGTAATTTGGAtaagatgtaaattttatacttaatatattagatTACTTCATATAGtaattaaacttaattttatttcgaatgaCGAAAGCCAATTGGGGAAATAATGCcttctattttttacatatatttacattgataaaaattaaagaaacaaacgttaaattaatatttcttacgtatatttatatcgaaagaaacaatttctttGATAATATGTTGATTATTCTCAATGATTTCTAAAATCCTAACGCATTGAATTAGTATTGATCCCTTTAACTATAATCAAACTGTAATCAAGTTAGTCAGAAGCCGTAGTATATCGAGATTCATTGCATATCCTCGACTCAATAAAACTCAGGAAAAATCCCGCGGAAACGTCTTACGATATAAAGCGAAAAGTGGAGGTGGCCGGCTGGTATCGCGGATCGTGATCCTATTTTACGGTGACTATGTTATCTAGTGATTCTCGGTATTGCGTATACGCATACACGGACACGTGACGTACGCAACGCGCTAACACATGGTTGTTGACATAAATCTTCCTCGAGTTGACCCCTTTTTAATCGTCATCATGCGCTCGCGACTTGCACAACCGCGCGATAAAACTCGCATCTCCCTCTTTATCCCCGCgggggaggagagagagagagagagagagagagatttataACCCGTTTATATTGCAGTTGCGCTTTATCGCGGGGAAAATATCAACCCTGAGCGAGTCGAGCTTCGCGCTTTTATCCCGGTCGGATTTACGAGACGGACGCGTCGCGACACGCCCGTCGTTTATGCGGCATACCGGTCGCGGCTCGTCGTCGACTACGTGATCGATACACTCGCTGCATCGGTCCGTCGCGGTAAGAAGATCGAGAGGATGCTACGCGTAATTGATCGTCGCGCCAATTGATCCGATTGAACAATAAAGTTCCCTTGTTCCGCGTACGTCACAATAAACTCCGAGTGTGCTTCCTCAACACACGTAACTTTATACGACACAGGATGCTTCATCTGATGAAACTTTAATGAGATTCCTCTGCTGTCGTCggttcttattattattatatttcttaattaacgcttaattaattttgaataaatacgctaaataaataaagacgcTACTTAGCAATCTTAAATATTCTCTAAGGAAagagtttaaattttaaattgaatgatatcttttttagcattatatattttttcagaatattttaaaaagaaattgagtTATAACTGAAGTATCGGAATTACCTTCGTGATCGCCATTTTCGCCTCCTGTTAGCCTTAGCGCTCCCTCCTCTTTTTTCAGCTTTCGGAAATCCTTCTTTAGTTTCCTGACTATCTTGTTACGATTATTAGTCCTAGTATCATTATTGCTCGTGCACAATTCAGATAATAGCACTATAAAGCTAAATGCGATCCCTATTCGTTGTAATTGCCATCTCATGTTTCTTGCGTTATAAAGATATTCCTTATCACAAGAGTATCATATGCACCTGTAACACGTTatacaagattaaaaattacaaacgattgatatttttctttcatcaataatttatttaaacagaattttaatgcaatattcAGCTTTATTACATTATCTCATGAAAACTAAGATagcatatgaaaaaatatttatacttagaaaataattatgctaGAAAATATTGACCGGAAAAAATTCTTCGACaaaatttgtacatataattct
The nucleotide sequence above comes from Linepithema humile isolate Giens D197 chromosome 4, Lhum_UNIL_v1.0, whole genome shotgun sequence. Encoded proteins:
- the Loxl2 gene encoding lysyl oxidase homolog 3; protein product: MRWQLQRIGIAFSFIVLLSELCTSNNDTRTNNRNKIVRKLKKDFRKLKKEEGALRLTGGENGDHEGNVEILHDGKWGSICDDEWDDLEASVVCRQLGFNGAIKATTYGHFGQARRRYWMDNVYCDGTENELAKCRFDGWGISDCGSNEAAGVICAHDEKAKASLSPVQPERSPPKARIKDTYQQGTALRLSGGRVHSEGRVEIKLGNADWSVICGDSWSILEANVVCRQLGLGYASDAVQTNFFNNGEPTLMSISGIQCRGNEGNLAECLHDKIIDCPGTAENIAGVVCRREIADLVFDHLELMRTAHLEDRQLYWLQCAMEENCVASQAYKVQRESENWHLETRRLLRFTARILNAGTADFRPSVPKHLWEWHMCHMHYHSMEVFATFDVIDSNGNKVAEGHKASFCLEDNQCIPGVQPRYKCANYGDQGISVNCSDIYKHNIDCQWVDISELEPGHYTFKVAVNPEFKVGEMSFDNNAAICRLLYTETFATVHSCIMGRP